A genomic stretch from Oncorhynchus clarkii lewisi isolate Uvic-CL-2024 unplaced genomic scaffold, UVic_Ocla_1.0 unplaced_contig_6697_pilon_pilon, whole genome shotgun sequence includes:
- the LOC139399952 gene encoding hormonally up-regulated neu tumor-associated kinase homolog, with protein EKVYQEKEKKTEKNEYFQTQWRKHVEKVTIPPKQTPVYLAVSKGPSKEKKHRNGLLRAVTGNFHRASPLAPSGTVASSSMEYLEIHPLFPRTSQPTRHLETLQAANTSPDHIPAPPAPSPIGMHSYDSLSKAETIDDVVVPASATPWYKLTNGTFSPPRHVSAFHPDSSYLKKATIPSPPVLIVNPQPKNSSSNSGDNPTSIFGSPPGGSAFSPPKSAFSPLNPSSAFSPPSAGGSVEPDSPQHSKFPSMGIGQILKKKAPFQPFSFRAEQAVEEDLVSPPPYHMQTLLCASGALKTLC; from the exons agaagaagacagagaagaaTGAGTACTTCCAGACCCAGTGGAGGAAACACGTAGAGAAGGTCACCATCCCTCCTAAACAGACTCCTGTCTACCTGGCCGTCAGCAAGGGCCCGAGCAAGGAGAAGAAGCACAGGAATG gTCTGCTGCGAGCGGTGACAGGTAACTTCCACCGTGCCTCTCCTCTCGCCCCGTCCGGCACCGTTGCCTCATCCTCCATGGAATACCTAGAAATCCACCCACTCTTCCCCCGCACGTCACAGCCAACCAGGCACCTAGAAACCCTCCAGGCAGCCAATACCAGCCCAGACCACATCCCCGCCCCCCCGGCTCCTTCTCCAATCGGCATGCACTCCTACGACTCCCTCTCCAAAGCTGAGACAATCGACGACGTCGTGGTCCCCGCCTCGGCCACACCCTGGTACAAACTGACCAATGGGACCTTCTCTCCTCCGCGACACGTCTCAGCCTTCCACCCTGATTCGTCCTACCTAAAAAAGGCGACTATCCCCAGCCCCCCCGTCCTCATCGTCAACCCCCAGCCAAAAAACTCCTCCTCTAACTCGGGTGACAACCCCACTAGTATCTTTGGCAGCCCCCCGGGAGGTTCTGCCTTCTCCCCGCCCAAATCAGCCTTCAGTCCCCTCAACCCGTCATCTGCGTTCAGTCCTCCGTCCGCCGGGGGCAGCGTTGAGCCAGACAGCCCCCAGCACAGTAAGTTCCCCTCTATGGGCATCGGTCAGATCCTGAAGAAGAAGGCTCCCTTCCAGCCGTTCAGTTTCAGGGCGGAGCAAGCGGTGGAGGAGGATCTGGTGTCTCCGCCCCCTTACCACATGCAGACGCTGCTCTGTGCCTCCGGGGCGCTCAAGACCCTTTGCTGA